Sequence from the Tripterygium wilfordii isolate XIE 37 chromosome 10, ASM1340144v1, whole genome shotgun sequence genome:
ACCTCTGAGCTTCTCCTGGTAGAGTGGCTCTCCCCTATTGCTGCCACCTTCACCGCTACCTTTGTAGAGAAGAATTGAGAATTAGGGTTGACGGGGGTGTAGatggttttttttataaaaaaacagaaattgaGGTGTActcataattattatatttttatatggaGTTTATTTaaattggggtgtacttaattaAATTGGGGTGCAACTAGTCCTTATCATTTGTAATTGTTCATTTTAAGGGCCAGACGAGTTGGATTAGAATATTCAATCCTTACGTCCAAACTCAAAAGTACTAATTTtataaagagagaacaaaaagcAAATCAATTAACGGCGTCAAGTCCACCGTTAACCAAAGAACAAATCTCCTGAGCTTATCGTATGCCGGATAGCAGAGGCTCAGGACGTTTCATAAACCAGAAGAAGTTCCTCAACTGAATCTTTAACCAAAATTCACTGGTCTCTTTATCGCTGCAAGCAAACACTCTGCAAGAGAACCCAAGAAAATCCTCTCTCCATCTCCAACAACCCTTCAATGGCCGTCGCACCCATTCTCTTTCGTCTACTGTACATTGCATTCTTGGTGCTCTTTTCTGCTGTTGTTTCGCATGCAGCTTCGCACTCTCCTCATCCACTACAAGGTCAGTACTCAGTAGTTTAATTTCTTTCACCAATATCTCCCTCTTTTCCTGTTATTTTGTCGAGAAAATGTtagaatttgaaagaaaaattggtccaagttcttgaacctTCGTTGCCCcaatagcttttttttttttttctctgcttTCTCCACAGACGAACAGGGCGTGTTGGGTCGGGGGCACTCTTTCTCTCAAACCCATTATCTCGATCTTTTGCTTCTCTTTTTATCAATCCAATTCGTCTTCTAATTTCTGCCATAGAAATACAAGAAAAGATTTTAATTTCTGGGTAGTATTTTCTCAGGGGAACCAAGCTATCTCAAGTTCGTCTTCAACGCAACGGATTTTCCATCGGAGGACTACTACGACTACATTGTCGTCGGAGGTGGCACTGCCGGTTGTCCATTGGCGGCGACTTTGTCACAATCCTATCGAGTTTTGCTTCTTGAACGAGGCGGAGTTTCTTATGGCGCCGCCAATTTGATGACCCAAGAAGGATTCTTGGCGACACTTACCGAGGTGGACACATTTGATTCTCCTGCACAGGGTTTCACTTCCGAGGATGGGGTCCCCAACGCTCGAGGACGAATTCTTGGTGGCGGTAGCGCAATCAATGCTGGGTTCTACAGCCGAGCTGACCCTGATTTTTACGAGAAATCTGGTGTCAATTGGGATTTAAGGGTTGTGAACCAGTCATACGAATGGGTTGAGAGAGCTATTGTGTTTAGGCCTGAGCTCAAGAATTGGCAATCGGCAGTTCGAGATGGGTTGCTGGAGGCAGGGGTTGATCCTTACAATGAATTTAGTTTGGATCATTTGATGGGTACAAAGATTGGTGGTTCAACATTTGATAGTTCAGGGAGGAGACACAGTTCTGCTGATCTTCTTAACTATGCGAAACCAATTAACATTCGAGTTGCTGTATATGCGAGTGTGGAAAGAGTACTATTGGCATCTACTATGCCTCATTCTAGGCCTAGGCAATCTGCTATTGGTGTGGTTTATCGGGATCGATTGGGGAAGTATCACCACGCAATGGTACGTGAACATGGTGAGGTAATGCTTTCAGCTGGTTCCCTTGGAAGTCCACAGTTACTGCTGTTGAGTGGCATTGGTCCACGACCTTACTTATCCTCTTGGGGGATTCCGGTTGCGTATCATCATCCCTATGTGGGGCGGTACCTCTATGATAATCCGAGGAATGGTATCTCAATTGTGACGCCAATCCCATTGGAGCATTCACTGATACAGGTAGTTGGCATAACTGATGTGGGTGCTTATTTGGAAGCAGCTTCCAATGTTATTCCTTTTGGATCCCTTTCGCGGTCTGTGTTCATTCGATCACCTTCTTTGCCTTTGTACCTTACAGTGGCCACTCTCATGGAGAAAATAATTGGACCACTTTCAGCTGGCTCATTGAGGCTGGCCTCAACAGATGTCAGAGTTAACCCAATTGTTAGATTCAATTACTTTACCAACCCAATAGATGTGGACAGGTGTGTAAATGGCACACGAAAGATTGGGGATGTGCTCAGGAGCAGGTCTATGGATGACTTTAAGTTTCATGAATGGTTTGGTGCTCGAAATTTCAGGTTTGTAGGGCCTGCCCTGCCTGTTGATCAATCCAACTATGCTCAGATGGCTGAGTTTTGTCGCCAAACAGTTAGCACTATATGGCACTACCACGGTGGCTGCGTGGTTAGGAGAGTGGTTGATCGTGAGTACCATGTCATTGGCATTGATGCTCTCAGAGTTGTCGATGGGTCGACTCTTGGTATATCTCCAGGGACTAATCCTCAGGCTACTCTGATGATGATGGGCAGGTAAAGCCATTTCGCTTAATTGTATTCAAAATCTCATATACTCTGTAGTTGAAGAATAGACTGACTCTTCAATGCATTTAATATGGCAGGTATATGGGGCTGAAGATAATAAGGGAGCGGATGAGATACAGATGAGTATTTTTCCTTTTGAACTGAACAAACTTGTTGAGTGGGTTTTCATTTTTTCGCATTTGTTACTTCCTTTGATTCATACTTGAGCATTAAGTTCATAGACAgagtttttgtttgttgatttgcTCATTCAACAATAGAGGAAAAAAGAGCATGATAGGGAAATGCTGCTTCATAAACCATGAATGGACAAGCGGCTTCTGACTAGGGAAATGCAATGTAGGATTGACTGAACAAGTAGCTTTTGCAGTCTGTGCTTGAGATTTTTGTATACACTTTACCCCATATAATCAAAGTCTGGTTGACTGTTTTCATTTTCGCTTTTCTTACTTCCTTAGATACACAGTCCGTGCAATTGTTTGATAGGGAAATGCCGCTTTAAAAGATGAATAGAGGCTTCTGCAGGACTGATTGAGCAGCTTGTGCCTTCTGTTCTAGAGATTTTTGTATGTACATTGCTCGGTATGATCAAATGCCTATGTTGCTTTAAACTTGCCTGGATCTTTTGTTGCCAATGTATACATATTTgatcatatttttttcttcccatAAATTGTAAACAAAGAACGTTACAGAAATCGCAATCTTAGAAGGTGTACTTGGTCTTCTGCTAAAGTTATCTTTATCATGAGAATGTGCAtaccaagttttgtgcaagtatCTCTCCACTGATGTTCTGCACATTAGGGGCTCACCAAACAGATTGAATGGAAAATGGACAAGAAAAAATGCGATGGAAGATATGTATCAGGTGGTGGACTCAATTGCAGAAGCAAGGAATAACTTCAACCAATTCTGCTTCAAGAATTTGGTCCATCTTCGTTCGAAGATGGTGCAGAATCCTTGTTTGAGGTGAAACAGACAGGGTATTTGAAAGAATATGTTGCAGAATTTAGACGTTTGGCAAATAGGACAACTGGTATTAGCCCTGCTCTGCTCAGAAGTTGTTTCTTAGGTGGGCTTAAACAAGAACTCAAATATAATGTAAAATTGTTGAAACCTGAGACTACACAAAAGGCTATTGTCATTGCTGTCCAAGTTGACACAAAACTTCAGCATTTAAAGACTGGTTTTGCTAAGAGTTCCTTAGTTTCCAAACCAATTCTCTCTGCCACCAAGTAGCCAAACAGGAAAGATTAACACTAATGATATtcctacaaaaaaaattacCCCTGAGGAAGTGCAAGAAAGAAAAGCTAAAGGACTTTGCTTTTACTGTCATGAGAATTATACTAGGGGGCATGAGTGTTCAAAGAAACAGTTATTACTGTTAGAGGTTGATTTTGATGAGATGGATGAACTCTTAATTCACATCAAGTCTGGTGGTAATAAACTCTGGCAGCACTGACAATTTTGTAGATTATAGAATCCATTAAACAATTGAATTGGCAGGTTGATGGAACTCCAGAGTTTGAGGTATTAGTAGCTGATGGTGGAAGAGTGAAGAGTAATGGTTGTTGTAAGGCCTTACCATTGACCATGGGCAATTATACTCGCAAAACTAATCTGTTAGTTTTACCTCTTGGGGGTGGTGATGTTGTATTAGGAATTCAGTGGTTAACCACGGTCAGCCTACTGTTGTGGGATTTCCAGGCTCTTACAATGGATTTCCATTATGGGAAGGAGACTTATCAGATTAGAAGTAATGATCAGAAGGTAGAACAAATTCAAGCAGTCTCCTTGCATTAGATGGAGAAAGACTTGCGCAACACTTTGTAGAGGCCAAAAATCGTCATGGACTAGTTTTTCAGTCAATGCATGACCCAGTTAGCAAAGTTGAACGAGATGTCAGTCGACACATGATTTTACCGATAGAGTCAAACAAGACGAACCCAAGTTGGACAAAAGCCCACAAGCGGCTCATACTTGGGCGTCCAAGCCCAAGTCGATTAATGACCAAGTAAATCGATGCCCAAGTCAATTAATGACCAAGTATATCGATGCCCAAGTCGATTAATGCTATGAACAGTTGGCGAGCATTGGTAATGGTCTCCTCAAGTATCAACCATCCAACCCAACTCCATTGCATATTGTGTTCATGCATACATACGATCCATCAATGTCAATCGTACCACCGTTGTCGGACCTAGCCTCAATAAGACAAATACAGCCTCTGAGCCAAGCACTCCGGGTCAATCGACCTGCAACCAATACGATCCATTGAGCCACTAGCCTTTGTACGACCCCATCCATGACCAACCAAAACAAGCCACACGTCCTGACCTTGCATCCCTCCCCCTTCATAGAAAGGGATCCGATTCACGGTCAATCTCACTCACACACGACAAAAGCTTCCATTGTCTTCAACCTTCAACCAACTCTTAGCTTCTGACCTTGCACCCAACATCTACATCTCATACTTTACAATTCTCTCATACTTGTCTTGATCGATCTTACTCCGTTTACTGATTGATCGTCGGAGGctctttggcaggtaccccaccAATGCCCAAGCCTCTCATCTTCAACCTTGCTTTGTTCCATAGGACCCGTTGTAGAAGATCTAAgacaaatttttttgattgttCAACAATTGTAGATTCGGGCATCTACACACTTGTTTGGGAATACTTCTATATTCTCAAGAATTACAAAATTGTGAGAGTTTCCAAGATATAAACTTAAAGAAATTAGATGAACTTCAGAACCTTTTGCTTTCGTATGATCCAATTTTTCAAGTTCCCCATTCTTTATCAACAAAGAGGGAACAGGACCATAGAATTCCATTAGTTTCAGGAGCAAAACCAACCAGCCGAAGATCATACCATTATGATCCCTTACAGAAGAATGAAATAGAAAAAGTATTGAAGGAACTTTTGGAATCAGGATTTATCAGGCCAAGCCAGAGTCCCTTCTCCTCTCCAGTTCTCTTAGTCAAGAAAAAGGAAGGCACATGGAGGATGTACATAGACTACAGAGAATTGAACCAATTGACATTGAAGGATAAGTACCCCATCCCACTAATAGATGACTTATTGGATGAATTACAGGGTGCTATGTACTTCAATCTTTGTTTAAGGTGTAGTTATCACCAGATAAGAATGAATGAATAAGACATTGAAGAGACTACCTTTAGAATCCATGAAGGCCATTATGAGTTTTTGGTAATATC
This genomic interval carries:
- the LOC120008047 gene encoding (R)-mandelonitrile lyase-like, encoding MAVAPILFRLLYIAFLVLFSAVVSHAASHSPHPLQGEPSYLKFVFNATDFPSEDYYDYIVVGGGTAGCPLAATLSQSYRVLLLERGGVSYGAANLMTQEGFLATLTEVDTFDSPAQGFTSEDGVPNARGRILGGGSAINAGFYSRADPDFYEKSGVNWDLRVVNQSYEWVERAIVFRPELKNWQSAVRDGLLEAGVDPYNEFSLDHLMGTKIGGSTFDSSGRRHSSADLLNYAKPINIRVAVYASVERVLLASTMPHSRPRQSAIGVVYRDRLGKYHHAMVREHGEVMLSAGSLGSPQLLLLSGIGPRPYLSSWGIPVAYHHPYVGRYLYDNPRNGISIVTPIPLEHSLIQVVGITDVGAYLEAASNVIPFGSLSRSVFIRSPSLPLYLTVATLMEKIIGPLSAGSLRLASTDVRVNPIVRFNYFTNPIDVDRCVNGTRKIGDVLRSRSMDDFKFHEWFGARNFRFVGPALPVDQSNYAQMAEFCRQTVSTIWHYHGGCVVRRVVDREYHVIGIDALRVVDGSTLGISPGTNPQATLMMMGRYMGLKIIRERMRYR